The following are from one region of the Mus musculus strain NOD/ShiLtJ chromosome 17 genomic scaffold, GRCm38.p6 alternate locus group NOD/ShiLtJ MMCHR17_CHO_IDD1 genome:
- the Olfr97 gene encoding olfactory receptor 97 produces MMNCSQAPGFILLGLSSNSEKWQPLFSIFLVLYLLGLLGNLLLLLAIGTDVHLHTPMYFFLSQLSLVDLCFITTTAPKMLETLWTGDGSISFSGCLTQLYFFAVFADMDNLLLAVMAIDRYAAICHPLLYPLLMTPCRCRVLVSGSWGVAHCVSLTHILLLSQLYFHTNQEIPHFFCDFGPLLLLSCSDAHLNESLMMALAGVLGISALLCIVSSYGCIFYAVAKVPSAQGKRKALATCSSHLSVVLLFYSTVFATYLKPPSSSRSSGEVVAAVMYTLVTPTLNPFIYSLRNKDVKSSLRRILNMVKSQD; encoded by the coding sequence ATGATGAACTGCAGTCAGGCTCCTGGCTTCATCCTGTTGGGACTGTCCAGTAACTCAGAGAAATGGCAACCCCTCTTTAGCATCTTCCTTGTTCTCTACTTGCTGGGCCTTTTAGGGAACCTGCTACTTTTGTTAGCTATTGGCACTGATGTCCACCTCCACACCCCCATGTATTTCTTCCTCAGTCAGCTCTCACTCGTGGATCTTTGCTTCATCACCACCACAGCCCCTAAAATGCTGGAGACTCTGTGGACTGGAGATGGATCCATCTCGTTCTCTGGATGCCTGACTCAGTTGTACTTCTTTGCTGTTTTTGCTGACATGGATAACCTGCTTCTAGCAGTCATGGCTATTGACCGCTATGCTGCTATCTGCCACCCACTGCTGTACCCACTTCTAATGACTCCTTGTAGATGTAGAGTTCTGGTCAGTGGGTCGTGGGGAGTAGCTCATTGTGTGTCTCTGACCCATATTTTGTTGCTCTCTCAGTTATATTTTCATACCAATCAAGAAATTCCTCATTTTTTCTGTGACTTTGGGCCTCTCTTATTGCTTTCCTGCTCTGATGCTCACCTCAATGAGAGTCTAATGATGGCTTTGGCTGGAGTTTTGGGAATCAGTGCACTGCTCTGCATTGTAAGTTCTTATGGTTGTATTTTTTATGCTGTGGCTAAGGTTCCATCAGCACAGGGAAAAAGGAAAGCCTTGGCTACATGCAGTTCCCACCTCTCTGTAGTCCTCCTATTCTATAGCACAGTCTTTGCTACCTACCTGAAACCCCCATCTAGTTCTCGTTCCTCTGGGGAGGTGGTAGCTGCTGTTATGTATACCTTGGTCACTCCCACTCTAAACCCCTTCATTTATAGTCTGAGAAACAAGGATGTTAAGAGTTCATTGAGAAGGATCTTGAACATGGTGAAATCTCAGGACTAA